A stretch of the Lolium perenne isolate Kyuss_39 chromosome 3, Kyuss_2.0, whole genome shotgun sequence genome encodes the following:
- the LOC127344080 gene encoding F-box/LRR-repeat protein At3g26922, producing the protein MESGDEYATESDNESDTDWISELPGDILQEILSRVMIRAVVRMRRLSRKWRKQCESLQFIHLDYRDFQHWKYEKFARFVNNLLLIRRKVDLHTFQLHWDPHAPLNCNDVRMWIGYALKHNVKVLDVKLDLYDKTDLPPGIFTCRSLQELNLQWGEAPFRDYEHRQLVLPDIIKLPSLKRLTLRDVEVHEDALNSFIARSPGLEDLNLIDSAMYIDRIASKALKRLTLDGFLDGCNGFTISAPHLISFECTGCSLDDISWSSQPSLESARIDTCGSTFDGESKFTGVLAHAKKLALFGSDIKVMLEKELPTCSVFESLTNLEIGDWYLIEDLSIVLRFLQLSPRLEKLTLMHKSHDKGADTDAMSIDGISFQCPFLENVIIQCSKDDDGIDKLVNVLVVNGISADKISITFYEDTKKKEHLVRRRADEERLKELFIFEKMAKKNREWIDEDRYAVSEPDSDQNDAYSDEYDEDDF; encoded by the exons ATGGAGTCAGGTGATGAGTATGCCACAGAAAGTGATAATGAAAGTGACACCGATTGGATCAGTGAGCTGCCTGGAGACATCCTACAGGAAATCCTGTCCCGCGTCATGATTAGAGCTGTTGTGCGGATGCGCAGGCTGTCTAGGAAGTGGAGGAAACAGTGTGAAAGCTTGCAGTTCATACACCTTGATTACAGAGATTTTCAGCATTGGAAGTACGAGAAGTTTGCTCGTTTTGTTAACAACCTATTGCTCATCCGTCGTAAAGTAGACTTGCATACATTCCAGCTGCATTGGGATCCTCATGCTCCCCTCAACTGCAATGATGTTAGAATGTGGATTGGCTACGCGCTGAAGCATAATGTTAAAGTGCTTGACGTCAAACTTGATCTCTATGATAAGACTGATTTGCCTCCTGGCATTTTCACCTGCCGCTCACTTCAGGAACTAAATTTGCAGTGGGGTGAAGCTCCCTTTCGAGATTACGAACATAGGCAACTTGTACTGCCTGACATAATCAAGCTTCCTTCTCTCAAAAGATTGACACTACGCGACGTCGAAGTGCATGAGGATGCTCTGAACAGTTTCATTGCCCGGAGCCCTGGCCTAGAAGACTTgaatttgatagattctgccatgTATATTGATCGCATAGCCTCAAAAGCGCTTAAAAGGCTAACCCTTGATGGCTTCTTGGATGGATGCAATGGATTCACAATTTCTGCCCCTCATCTCATCAGCTTTGAGTGCACGGGTTGTTCACTGGATGATATTTCTTGGAGCAGCCAGCCATCTCTAGAGAGTGCACGCATAGATACTTGCGGGTCTACGTTTGATGGTGAATCTAAGTTCACTGGAGTTCTTGCGCATGCCAAGAAACTTGCATTATTTGGTTCCGACATAAAG GTTATGTTGGAGAAGGAGCTGCCAACATGTTCAGTGTTTGAAAGCCTTACAAACCTTGAGATTGGTGATTGGTATTTAATCGAGGACTTGTCCATTGTGCTTCGCTTCCTCCAGCTTTCACCAAGACTAGAAAAACTCACTTTGATGCATAAATCG CATGACAAAGGAGCAGATACAGATGCTATGTCAATTGACGGGATTAGCTTCCAATGCCCATTCCTTGAAAATGTCATAATACAATGTTCAAAGGACGATGATGGAATTGATAAGCTGGTGAATGTTCTGGTAGTGAATGGGATTAGTGCAGACAAGATAAGTATTACTTTCTATGAAGATACTAAAAAAAAGGAACATCTGGTGAGGAGACGTGCTGACGAGGAACGATTGAAGGAGCTGTTCATCTTCGAGAAGATGGCGAAGAAAAATCGAGAATGGATAGATGAGGATCGTTACGCAGTGAGTGAGCCTGATAGCGACCAGAATGATGCTTACAGTGACGAATATGATGAGGATGACTTTTGA
- the LOC127344081 gene encoding putative F-box/FBD/LRR-repeat protein At1g78760: MGKGDKQAVKSDSDEIIDLDYRDFWGWGAEKFARYVNNLLHDRHNVDLHTFRLHWDPDVPLNCKDLRSWISYAVKHKVKVLDVELRMYDKTNLPPGIFTCRSLQELNLQWGGAPYQDIEHKGLVPPDIIRLPSLKKLTLRDVEVSELPLSSFIDRSPGLEDLHLIESATCLKLIASKVLKRLTLDGSMYGVENLVISAPHLISFECTGCSLKDISWRDKPSLERARIHTCGSTFGGESRFTEVLVHAKELALFGSDIKVMLEKELPTCSVFENLTTLELGKWDLTKDIYAVLRFLQLSPRLEELTLMHRLPYKEAGTDVMPIGEMSFQCPFLGSVTIQRSEGDTGVDKLVDVLVAHGVSSDKIRVTSYEDIQKKAHADKIRAEQERPKKKLRMV, from the exons ATGGGGAAAGGTGACAAGCAGGCAGTGAAAAGTGACAGTGATGAGATCATAGACCTTGATTACAGAGATTTTTGGGGTTGGGGCGCTGAAAAGTTTGCTCGTTATGTTAACAATCTATTGCACGACCGTCATAACGTGGACTTGCACACATTCCGTCTGCATTGGGATCCTGATGTTCCCCTGAACTGCAAAGATCTCAGATCGTGGATTAGCTACGCGGTGAAACATAAAGTTAAAGTGCTTGACGTGGAACTTCGTATGTATGATAAGACTAATTTACCTCCTGGCATTTTCACCTGTCGCTCACTTCAGGAGCTAAATTTGCAGTGGGGTGGAGCTCCTTACCAAGACATCGAACATAAGGGACTTGTACCGCCTGACATAATCAGGCTTCCTTCTCTAAAAAAATTGACTCTGCGCGATGTCGAAGTGAGCGAGCTTCCTCTGAGCAGTTTCATTGACCGGAGCCCTGGCCTAGAAGACTTGCATTTGATAGAATCTGCAACATGTCTTAAGCTCATAGCCTCAAAGGTGCTAAAAAGGCTGACCCTTGATGGTTCCATGTATGGAGTCGAGAACCTTGTAATTTCTGCCCCTCATCTCATTAGCTTTGAGTGCACTGGTTGTTCACTGAAGGATATTTCCTGGAGAGACAAGCCATCCTTAGAGAGAGCACGCATACATACTTGTGGGAGTACATTTGGTGGTGAATCTAGGTTTACAGAAGTTCTCGTGCACGCCAAAGAACTTGCATTATTTGGTTCTGACATAAAG GTTATGTTGGAAAAGGAGCTGCCTACATGTTCAGTGTTTGAGAACCTTACAACTCTTGAACTTGGTAAATGGGATTTAACCAAGGACATCTATGCTGTGCTTCGCTTTCTCCAGCTTTCACCAAGACTAGAAGAACTCACTTTAATGCATAGGCTG CCTTACAAAGAAGCTGGAACAGATGTTATGCCAATTGGCGAAATGAGCTTCCAGTGCCCATTCCTTGGAAGTGTGACCATACAACGTTCAGAGGGTGATACTGGAGTTGATAAGCTGGTGGATGTTCTGGTTGCGCATGGGGTTAGTTCGGACAAGATAAGGGTTACTTCCTATGAAGATATCCAGAAGAAGGCTCACGCTGACAAGATACGTGCCGAACAGGAGCGGCCGAAGAAAAAACTCAGAATGGTTTGA
- the LOC127338639 gene encoding F-box protein At4g22280, which translates to MEKGNEQVMKIDSDQIIHLDYRDFGRWKVEKFARYVSNLLLARRNVDLHTFYLHWDPHVPLNCNDLRLWIRYAVNHNVKVLDVELCLYDKTNLPPGIFTCRSLQELNLQWGGAPYRDYEHKGLVLPDIIKLPSLKKLTLRDVEVDELSLSSFTDRSPGLEDLHLIDSVTYLKRIASKALKRLTLDGSMYGFESLEISAPHLISFECTGCSLNDISWRDQPSLERARIDTWGPTFCDESRFTEVLVYAKELALFGSDIKVMLEKELPTCSVFQNLTTLELGRWDLTKDLYAVLRFLQLSPRLEELTLMHGPPDKGAETDGMPTDGVTFQCPLLGSVIIQCSEGDVGIDKLVNALVANGISSDKITVTSCEDINNKAHAEKIRAEEERPKKRVKENPEWEDDDPSSEQSDPDSEQSGGDSEKSDPESDESDDFDDF; encoded by the exons ATGGAGAAAGGTAACGAGCAGGTCATGAAAATTGACAGTGATCAGATCATACACCTTGATTACAGAGATTTTGGACGTTGGAAGGTTGAAAAGTTTGCTCGTTATGTTAGCAACCTACTGCTCGCCCGTCGAAATGTAGACTTGCACACATTCTATCTACATTGGGATCCTCATGTTCCCCTGAATTGCAATGATCTCAGATTGTGGATTCGCTATGCGGTGAATCATAATGTTAAAGTGCTTGATGTGGAACTTTGTCTGTATGATAAGACTAATTTACCTCCTGGCATTTTCACCTGCCGCTCACTTCAGGAGCTAAATTTGCAGTGGGGTGGAGCTCCTTATCGAGATTATGAACATAAGGGACTTGTGCTGCCTGACATAATCAAGCTTCCTTCTCTAAAAAAATTGACTCTACGTGATGTGGAAGTGGATGAGCTTTCTCTGAGCAGTTTCACTGACCGGAGCCCTGGCCTAGAAGACTTGCATTTGATAGATTCTGTAACGTATCTTAAACGCATAGCTTCAAAAGCACTAAAAAGGCTGACACTTGATGGTTCCATGTATGGATTTGAGAGCCTTGAAATTTCTGCCCCTCATCTCATTAGCTTTGAGTGCACAGGTTGTTCACTGAATGATATTTCCTGGAGAGACCAGCCATCCCTAGAGAGAGCACGCATAGATACTTGGGGGCCTACATTTTGTGATGAATCTAGGTTCACAGAGGTTCTTGTGTATGCCAAAGAACTTGCATTATTTGGTTCTGACATAAAG GTTATGCTGGAAAAGGAGCTGCCTACATGTTCAGTGTTTCAGAACCTTACAACTCTTGAACTTGGTAGATGGGATTTAACCAAGGACTTGTACGCCGTGCTTCGCTTTCTGCAGCTTTCACCAAGACTTGAAGAACTAACTTTGATGCATGGACCG CCTGACAAAGGAGCAGAAACAGATGGTATGCCAACTGACGGGGTGACCTTCCAATGCCCACTCCTTGGAAGTGTCATCATTCAGTGTTCAGAGGGCGACGTTGGAATTGATAAGTTGGTGAATGCTCTGGTAGCGAACGGGATTAGTTCAGACAAGATAACGGTTACTTCGTGTGAAGATATAAACAACAAGGCTCATGCTGAGAAGATCCGTGCCGAAGAGGAACGGCCGAAGAAGAGGGTGAAGGAAAATCCAGAATGGGAAGATGATGACCCCAGCAGCGAGCAGAGTGACCCCGACAGCGAGCAGAGTGGCGGTGACAGCGAAAAGAGTGACCCTGAAAGCGACGAATCCGACGATTTTGATGACTTTTGA
- the LOC127344079 gene encoding uncharacterized protein has protein sequence MEVDKAPTAATPSASSSGAMAVDAAGGVQKPLFGALMPSEMGGGRPQYRKVQVPPHRFAPLKKAWLEIYTPVYEHMKVDIRMNLKAKRVELKTRKDTPDVSNLQKCADFVHAFMLGFDIADAVALLRLDDLYVDSFEIKDVKTLRGEHKSRAIGRLSGKGGKTKYAIENSTRTRIVIADTKIHILGSFVNIKVARDSLCSLILGSPAGKVYSKLRAVSARLAERY, from the exons ATGGAAGTCGACAAAGCCCCGACGGCCGCTACGCCGAGTGCGTCCTCATCCGGCGCGATGGCGGTGGACGCGGCCGGCGGCGTGCAGAAGCCTCTGTTCGGCGCTCTGATGCCCAGCGAGATGGGCGGCGGGAGGCCTCAGTACCGGAAGGTCCAGGTGCCGCCGCACCGCTTCGCGCCGCTCAAGAAGGCGTGGCTGGAGATCTACACGCCCGTCTACGAGCACATGAAGGTCGACATCCGCATGAACCTCAAG GCAAAAAGGGTTGAGCTGAAAACAAGGAAAGACACACCAGATGTGAGCAACCTCCAAAAATGCGCAGACTTTGTGCATGCTTTCATGCTCGGATTCGACATTGCGGACGCCGTTGCCTTGCTTCGTCTCGATGACCTCTACGTGGATTCCTTTGAGATCAAGGATGTGAAGACTCTTCGAGGGGAGCACAAGTCGCGTGCTATTGGCCGTCTATCAGGGAAAGGAGGCAAGACCAAGTACGCCATCGAGAACTCTACCAGGACTCGCATAGTCATTGCTGACACCAAGATCCACATACTTGGGTCCTTCGTCAACATCAAGGTTGCCAGGGATTCTCTTTGTAGTCTTATCTTAGGTTCTCCTGCTGGCAAGGTCTACTCGAAGCTAAGGGCTGTATCTGCTAGGTTGGCAGAAAGGTATTGA
- the LOC127344078 gene encoding pentatricopeptide repeat-containing protein At1g69290: protein MRALHCLRLRLRRRLYLPLNARPSSSSSSSSSSSSSPAATHEIPTVYSFLQPSIFAPRPRPQPPPPPPAPDPAPRPLPVTDAAALESGLFAAVAEDRSDDAWLAFKSLAAASLPPSPPAAAALVAHLVAGSHRLGLKRAFAAAVFLLERSPHASPLPEPALEALFSSLASSGSAGPALALARALLGCGRRLPAFSAWGRPLVELTRADAPSFAAFLKVFDEACRLMAEEKSQSVVALMRPDLAACNAVLQGCCCLLGSVKDAERVLEIMSAVGVSPDAESFGYLAFLYAWRAVPSRVDELDKLLEALGFSKKGFFKKLVSGYLKCCSFESVSSVMLRAVEERRAGDASAFDDECYTEVAQCFVDNGRIRELAQLIIQAQEIELTNQLLVVDESVGFGIVNACVGLGLLNKAHNILDEMTAQGASVGLGIYSPILKAYCKEQKTAEAAQLVAEISAAGLQLDAASYDALIDASMTAHDFQSAFALFKDMREARLPDLRTSYLTIMTGLTENNRPELMASFLDAVVDDPRIEIATHDWNSIIHAFCKVGRLEDARRTYRRMVFLLFVPNNQTYLSLINGYLSAEKYFYVLILWTEVKRKGADFNHELIDSFLYALVKGGFFDMAMQVIEKAQELKIFVDKWRHKQAFMETHKKLKVAKLRKRNFRKMEALIAFKNWAGLNS from the coding sequence ATGCGCGCTCTCCACTGCCTCCGCCTTCGCCTCCGGCGCCGGCTGTATCTGCCCCTAAACGCgaggccctcctcctcctcctcctcgtcgtcgtcgtcgtcttcctcccccgCCGCAACCCACGAGATCCCAACCGTCTACTCCTTCCTCCAGCCATCCATCTTCGCGCCGCGCCCCAGGCcccaaccgccgccgccacctcccgcgCCGGACCCCGCCCCCAGACCCCTGCCCGTCACCGACGCCGCCGCGCTCGAGTCAGGCCTGTTCGCGGCCGTCGCCGAGGACCGCTCGGACGACGCGTGGCTCGCGTTCAAGTccctggccgccgcctcgctcccgcCGTCGCCGCCCGCCGCGGCGGCCCTCGTCGCCCACCTCGTCGCGGGGAGCCACCGCCTCGGCCTCAAGCgcgccttcgccgccgccgtcttcctGCTGGAGAGGAGCCCCCACGCTTCCCCCCTCCCGGAGCCCGCGCTCGAGGCCCTCTTCTCCTCCCTCGCCTCGTCGGGCTCCGCCGGCCCGGCGCTGGCGCTCGCGCGCGCTCTTCTCGGCTGCGGTCGCCGCCTCCCGGCTTTCTCCGCCTGGGGCCGTCCGCTGGTAGAGCTCACCCGCGCCGACGCGCCCTCCTTCGCTGCCTTCCTGAAGGTGTTCGACGAAGCCTGCAGGCTCATGGCGGAGGAGAAGTCCCAGTCTGTGGTAGCGCTGATGCGGCCCGACCTTGCTGCCTGCAACGCTGTTCTCCAGGGATGCTGCTGCCTGCTCGGCTCAGTTAAAGACGCCGAGAGGGTCTTGGAGATTATGTCAGCTGTTGGGGTGTCGCCGGACGCCGAGAGCTTTGGGTATCTCGCATTCTTGTATGCATGGAGGGCTGTTCCTAGCCGGGTTGATGAGCTCGATAAGCTGCTGGAGGCTCTGGGCTTCAGCAAGAAGGGATTTTTCAAGAAATTAGTGAGTGGGTATCTGAAATGTTGCAGCTTCGAGTCAGTTTCATCTGTCATGCTTCGTGCGGTGGAAGAGAGAAGAGCTGGGGATGCCAGTGCATTTGATGATGAGTGCTATACAGAGGTTGCGCAATGCTTTGTTGACAATGGAAGGATCAGGGAGTTGGCTCAGCTGATCATCCAAGCACAGGAGATTGAGTTAACCAATCAATTGCTGGTAGTGGATGAGTCTGTTGGGTTTGGAATTGTCAATGCTTGTGTTGGGCTTGGTCTGTTGAACAAGGCTCACAACATACTCGATGAAATGACTGCTCAAGGAGCCTCTGTGGGGCTCGGTATATACTCCCCAATCCTGAAAGCATATTGCAAGGAGCAAAAGACTGCAGAGGCTGCACAGCTTGTGGCGGAGATTAGTGCAGCAGGGCTACAACTAGATGCTGCCAGTTATGATGCTCTTATCGATGCTTCCATGACAGCCCATGATTTCCAGTCTGCATTTGCTCTTTTCAAGGATATGAGGGAGGCGAGGCTACCAGATCTTAGGACAAGTTATCTTACTATTATGACTGGCTTGACAGAGAACAACCGGCCTGAGCTCATGGCATCGTTCTTGGATGCAGTGGTTGATGACCCGAGAATAGAGATCGCCACACACGATTGGAACTCCATAATACATGCATTTTGCAAGGTAGGGAGGTTAGAGGATGCTCGAAGGACATATCGAAGGATGGTATTCCTGTTATTTGTACCGAACAATCAGACATACCTCTCACTTATCAATGGGTATCTCTCAGCTGAGAAGTACTTTTATGTGCTCATATTATGGACAGAAGTGAAGAGGAAGGGGGCTGATTTTAACCATGAGTTGATTGATTCCTTTCTATATGCTTTGGTCAAGGGTGGATTTTTTGATATGGCAATGCAGGTGATTGAGAAGGCACAAGAGTTGAAAATATTTGTGGATAAGTGGAGGCACAAACAGGCGTTCATGGAAACCCACAAGAAACTTAAAGTGGCGAAGCTTAGAAAGCGCAACTTCAGGAAAATGGAAGCTCTAATCGCATTCAAGAACTGGGCTGGTCTTAATTCATAA